Proteins co-encoded in one Bacillus infantis NRRL B-14911 genomic window:
- a CDS encoding nucleotidyltransferase domain-containing protein — protein sequence MTEIKERLPAVETAQMLINERFPDCRGAILGGSIVRGEGTATSDLDIIVINDKAGSVRRESFHYKGWPVELFEHTKDSCRGYFQKDAERARPTLPRMVAEGLVLRGKDFLGGIRKEAAALMAAGPALWTDAELTFKRYFLTDALEDFIGSTKRHESLFIAGKLAELAHEFLLRTNKQWIGQSKWIYRELSHYDQALAYRFAECFDGFYQFGEKQPVIELVDDIMKPFGGRCFDGFSLSGK from the coding sequence ATGACAGAGATAAAAGAAAGGCTGCCTGCGGTCGAAACTGCACAAATGCTCATCAATGAAAGATTCCCGGACTGCAGAGGGGCCATCCTTGGAGGAAGTATCGTAAGGGGAGAAGGAACCGCGACCTCTGATCTGGATATTATCGTAATAAATGACAAAGCTGGTTCTGTCAGAAGAGAATCTTTCCATTATAAAGGATGGCCGGTTGAGCTTTTTGAACACACTAAAGATTCGTGCAGGGGATATTTCCAGAAGGATGCAGAAAGGGCCAGGCCGACGCTTCCACGGATGGTGGCGGAAGGGTTGGTGCTTAGAGGTAAGGACTTTCTTGGCGGGATTAGGAAGGAAGCTGCCGCCTTGATGGCTGCGGGCCCTGCTCTGTGGACAGATGCTGAGCTGACATTTAAGCGCTATTTCCTGACTGATGCACTGGAGGATTTCATCGGCAGCACCAAAAGGCATGAATCTCTTTTTATTGCTGGAAAGCTGGCTGAGCTGGCGCATGAATTTCTTCTTAGAACCAATAAACAATGGATTGGCCAGTCTAAATGGATTTACAGGGAATTATCCCATTATGATCAAGCTCTGGCATACAGGTTTGCTGAATGCTTCGACGGCTTTTATCAATTCGGGGAAAAACAGCCCGTCATTGAGCTTGTGGATGACATCATGAAGCCATTTGGCGGCAGATGCTTTGACGGTTTTTCGCTAAGTGGGAAATAA